The sequence CACTACCGCCTGGCCGACTGGCGTTGCGCCGCCGACGAGATCAACTGGCGCCGCTTCTTCGACATCAACGCGCTCGCCGGCCTGCGCGTCGAACGGCCGGAGGTCTTCGAGGCCACCCATGCCCTGCTCTTCCGCCTCTATGCCCAGGGCCTGGTGGACGGCGTGCGCATCGACCATGTGGACGGCCTCTCAGACCCTGCGGACTATTGTCGCCTCTTGCGCCGCCGCCTCGATGCGCTGGCCATCCGCCGCCCCGAAGGCCTGGAGAACGGCCGCGCCTGGATTGTGGTCGAGAAGATCCTCGCCTCGCGCGAGCGCCTGCCGCAGGACTGGAATGTGGACGGCACCACCGGCTACGACTTCATGAACGAAGTCGCCGACCTGCTGCACGACCCGGACGGCGAGGCACCGCTCACCGCGGGCTGGCTGCGCGCGTGTGCGGCGCCGGCCGACGTGGGCGACTTCGCCACGCTGGCGCGCGATGCGCGGCGCAAGATCCTCGCCGAGAATTTCGCCGCGGCGCTCGACGCCTGCGCCAGCGCCTTCCACGACGTGGCGCTCGCGAGCCTCGCGACGCGCGACATCACCCGCCATGCGATCCGCCGCGCGCTGGTCGAGCTGATCGCGTACTTCCCGGTGTATCGCAGCTACTTTCGCGCCAGCGGCGGACGCGATACCGATGGCAGCAGTCTCGCCGAGGCCTGGGAGGGCGCACGGCGCAGCCTGCGCTCGGTGGACCGGCCCGCGCTCGATGCGGTCGTGGCCTGGATCGGCGAGCCCTTCGCCCACACCGACGCGCTACGCGATCGCGCGCTGCGCCGCTTCCAGCAACTCACCTCGCCGGTGGCCGCCAAGGCGGTGGAAGACACCGCGCTCTATCGCTACGGCCGCCTGCTCTCGGCCAACACCGTGGGCGGCGACCCCACGCGCTTCTCGCTCGAGCCGGCGGAATTCCATGCCCGCGTGCAGACCCGCCAGGCGGAGCATCCGCATGCCCTGCTCGCCACCGCCACGCATGACCACAAGCGCGGCGAAGACGCACGCGCCCGCCTCTCGGTGCTGTCGGAGATTCCGCAGCAGGCGCTCACGATCCTCGACGAATGGGTAAGCCTCAACAGCGCGGCACGGCAGCTGGTGAACGGGCGCGCGGTGCCCTCCGCCGCCTCCGAGCTGATGCTCTACCAGACCCTGGTCGGCAGCTGGCCGCTCACGCTCGCGCCGGACGATGTCCGCGGCGTCCGCGACTATGCCTTCCGCATCCTCGCCTGGACCGAGAAGGCGCAACGCGAGGCCAAGGTCCACACCGACTGGTTCGCACCCGACATCGAATACGAAGCCGCCACGCGGCGCTTCGTCGAAAGCCTGCTGCAGCCGGGCGGCGAGTTCGTGCGCCGGGTCGCACGGGTGGCACGCGACCTCGCACCCGCCGCGGCGATCAACGGCCTCACACAGACCGTCCTGCGCTGCACGCTTCCAGGAGTGCCCGATCTCTACCAGGGGACGGAGTACTGGGACCTGAGCCTGGTGGATCCGGACAACCGCCGGCCGGTCGACTACGCCGCGCGCCGGCAATCACTGGATGCGTTGCTGGCCATGCCGGCGGCAGAAGCGGTTCGTCAGGCCCTGGCAGGCTGGCGCGAGGGTCATCTCAAGCAATGGGTGATCGCACGCCTGCTGGATCTGCGCCAGCGCGAACCCGCGCTCTTTGGCGAGGGCAGCTATCGGCCGCTGGAAGTCGTCGGCCCCGCGGCACCGCACGTGCTGGCCTTTGCGCGCTGCCTGGGCGCGCAAAGCGTCATCGTGGCCTGTGCGCGCTTGCCGCGACGGCTCGCGGGCATGAGCGACCGGCCGCTGATCCCGCCCACGGCCTGGGCCGGCTCGATGCTGCAACTGCCCGAAGAACTGGCAGTCACCGCGCTGGCCTCCGAGCTGGACGGCATGCAACTCCATCCGGAACGCGGCGGGCTGCCATTCGCCGCGCTCTTCGACACCCTGCCCGTCGCGGTGCTGCGGCCGGTCTTCAACAAGAAAGGATGAACAATCATGCGCCCCGTCGTCACCCCAACGGTCACCCCGACGCATCGCCTGCCTGTCCGTGAAGCGCTCGCGGCCACCGGTCTCCTGCTGCTTGCCCTCTTGATCGGCTACGTCGCCGACCTGGGCATGGACGCCTGGCAGGCCGCACGCGGTAGCCGCGAGCCGATCATCAGCGCGGCGCTGTCCGAGCAGGACCTGCAGCATCTGATTGCCCTGCAGCCGCGCGCCCAGGCCGTGGAGGCAACCGCCGACAGCGCCGCCGGACTGGAGAGCGATACCGGCCTGCGCCACCTGCTCATCTTCTATCCCGAGCTGCTGAGCGAGCCGGTGCCGGAACACCTCTCCGCGTTCGCCACCGCGGACGAGACTGCTACGCGCGGCCTTTCGATCTGAGCTTCGATCCGACTCTTGGTCCGAGGAGTGCACCACCGGGACCGCCCGGCTCTCAGGAAGAGCCGCGCGGTCCCGGGTCCATTCAGGCGCTCTCGTCCTGCTGGCTGCGCACGACCAGATCGATGAAATGCAACTTCGCCACGGCCGGCGCGGGCAGCACGAAGGGGTAGAAATCGGGCTGCCCCATGCAGCGCGAGAGTTCGTTGAAGACCGTGGTCAGCTCCACCCAGGCGTTGAGGAAATCGAGGAAGCGCTGCGCCTGGGGATGGTCCTGCACGAAGAGGGCCTCGGGGCCAAAGGGCTCGATCTCGCTTTCCATGTGCGAAGTGTCCAGGCCGAAGCCGATCGCGGTGTGCACCGTGTCGGCCATGTGCAGGTAGTGGGCCCAGGTCTCCGCCCAGTCCTCCCACGGGTGTGAGGCGGCGTAGGTGCTGACGTAGTGGCTGCGCCAGTCGGCCGGCGGCCCCTGCTCGTAGTTGCGCTTCAGAGCCTCAGCGTAGTCCTGGCGTTCATCGCCGAAGAGCCGGCGGAAGTCCTCCAGCCAGGGCGTGCCGTGCACCAGGCGATCCCAGTAGTAGTGCCCGATCTCGTGCCGCAGGTGGCCCAGCAGCGTGCGGTAGGGCTCGTTCATCGCGCCGCGGATGGCTTCGCGCCGCGCGTCGTCGGCCTCCTCCACGTTGAGCGTGATCACCCCACTCGCATGGCCGGTCATCACAGGCGGCTCGCCCTCGACCTGGCGCAGGAAGTCGAAGGCGATGCCTCGCTCGGCGTCCTCGCCGGTGCGTGGCATCACCGGTAGTCCCAGCGTGAGCAGCTGGGTGACGAGACGCCGCTTGGCGATTTCGATGCGGCGCCACCATTCCGCGTTTTCCGGCACGGAGAGGTCGGGAATCGTGCGGTTGAGGCGGCAGGCTACGCACAGTTCTTCCTGCTCAGAGATCGGCACCAGCCAGTTGCAGCCAGCGGGCGATTCGTAGTTGGCGCAGCGTCGGTAGAGGCGCGAACGCGTACCACTGCCGGAGATCCGCCAGGTGCCGGGGCTGCGCCCGGGCGCGAGGGCGAAAAGCCGCAGGCGCGTGGTCTCCAGGCCCAGTTCGGCGCCGCAGCCGAGGCAGCGGCTGTTGCGGAAGAAGATCGGTCGGCCACAGCGACACCGGTAGCGCCCGCCCACCTGCGCCATGCGACGTTTGCGCGAAAGCCTGCCGGGTCGGTCCGAGAGCGAGAACAAGGTATCCATGGCATCAACTTAGCGCCAAATCTCCCGCGGCGGGAGAGCGCGGAGCGAGTATCGGCAGCTTCCTACAACACGGCGCCGGCCCGACTGACAAGCGCCTGCCGGAGGGCGGCGGATACTGGCCTTGAACGCGGTCATCCGCTCCATTCAGAGGTCCCGACATGATTACCCGCAGACGCGTACTGGCCTTCGTCATGGCGGGTGGCGAGGGGACCCGTCTCTCGCCGCTGACCCAGGATCGCTCCAAGCCCTCCGTGCCTTTCGACGGCAAGCACCGCATCGTGGACTTCGTGCTGTCGAACCTCGTCAACTCGCACATCTATTCGATCTACCTGCTGGTGCAGTACAAGTCGCAGTCGCTGATCGAGCATGTGCGCGCCACCTGGACGCTGACGCCCTTCATCCCCGAGCACTTCGTCACCGTGGTGCCGCCGCAGATGCACAAGGGGCCGGAGTGGTTCCAGGGCACGGCGGATGCCGTGTGGCAGAACCTGCACCTGATCGAGGTGCACCGGCCGGACATCATCGCGGTCTTCGGTGCCGACCATGTGTACCGGATGGACGTACGCCAGATGGTGCAGTTCCACTGCGAGAAGGACGCCGATGTCACCGTGGCGACGCTGCCGGTCCCGCTGGCGCAGTGCAAGTCCTTCGGCATCGTGCGCACGGACGCCGACGCCCGCGTCACCGGCTTCGAGGAAAAACCCGAGGAAACCGCGCCGATGCCGGGCAGCCAGACGCATGCGCTCGCCTCCATGGGCAACTACCTCTTCAAGCCCGAGCGGCTGGTGGCCGCCTTGCGCGACGCGCATAACGAACAGGGCACCGACTTCGGCCGCGATGTCCTGCCGCGGCTGCTGGACGATCGCCGCATCTACGCCTACGACTTCGCCAGCAACGTAGTGCCGGGCGTCCAGCCCTACGAGGAGAAAGGCTACTGGCGCGACGTCGGCACGATAGAGGCGTACTTCGACGCGCACTTCGACACCCTGGGCACCGAGCCTCGCTTTCGCATGAGCAATGCCGCCTGGCCGATCTTCGGCCGGCCCGAGCATGCGGGATCGGCGCAGATCGAGCGCGGCGCGATCACGCGTTCGACCCTGGGCGCGGGCTGCGTGATCAATGGCGCGCGGCTCATGCGCACCGTGCTGCGCCGCGAGGTGGTCATCGAGGAAGACGCCGAGCTGGATACCTGCATCGTGATGGACCGCAGCCACGTTGGCCCCGGCGCCCGTATCCGCCGCGCCATCATCGACGCGGAGAACATCATTCCGCCGGGCATGCGGATCGGCTACGACCTGGCCGCCGATCGCGAGCGCTTCCATGTGAGCGAAAGCGGCATCGTGGTGGTGGGGCGAGGCCAGCTGCGGGGCGCTTGATCGGCGGGATCTGCCAGAAATCGGGCTGGAGGCTGGAATCTGGCGGGAACCCGGCAAGAATCCGCGCAGGATCCCGACGGCATTCGTGCAAGATCCGCGCTGGATTCAGGCGAGCGCGCTAAAGCGCTTGCCATTGCTGCCGTAGTAGCACCATTGCCCAGATCCGGTTTCCCCGATGCGTCGCCGCCGCATGCCGTGGTTCACTCTGCCTCTGTTCCTGCTTCTCGCCCTGTTCTGCGGGCCGGTCGGGGCCACAGCCATCGACTTCGGCGGCGACTGGTACAAGGCCGCGCCCGGCTGGCAATACACCGGCCAGGGTGACGTCAGCGCGCTGGGCCTGAGCCCGGTGCCCGCGGTGCGCCAGGACGGCGGCCAGTACTGGTACCAGGCCGATTTCCATGTCGCGCGCGACGGCGACTATGTGCTGGACTTCCGCGGCTCCAGCATCATCGGCAACTTCCGCCATGTGGTGCTCGACGCGCAGGGCAAGCCGCTGGCCGAGCTGTGGGGCGGCATCCTCAATCGCGCCGAGAATCCCTTCTTCATCCGCCACGGGCGCCGCCTGCACCTGGAAGCCGGACGCTACCGCCTGCTGACCCAGGTCGAAGCGCCCTTCTTCCTGGGCAGCCCTGAACCCTATCTGGAAGACGAGGCGATCTATCGCCAGGCGACCAAAGCCGGCGACGCGCTGACCCTGTGCGGCCTGGGGATCTTCATCGGCCTGGGGATCTACTACGCCAGCCTCGCCGTGACGCGGCGCCGGCGGGCCGATGCGATGTACGCGCTCTTCATCCTTGGCAACCTGCTCTTCAACGCCAACTCCCTGCTCGTCCTGCCCGATGTGTTCGGCCTGCACTGGTACTACCTGTCGAGCATGCCGATCCTGTTCTCGAACATGGCCTACGTGGTCTTCGTCGGCGCCCTGCTCGAGGTCCGGCGCGGCAGCAATCCGCGCCTGCTGCTGCTCGGCCGGACCTGCTTCGGCCTGCTCTTCCTCTTCGCCGTGGCCGGCGTCACCGTGCCACGCCTGTCGATGAGCCTCGCCCACGCCGGGGTCCTGGTCTTCATGCTGTGGGGGCTCAGCGCGGGCGTTACCCGCACCGTGCAGGGCAATGTCACCGCGCGCTTCTACCTGATCGCCAACCTCGCGTTCTTCATCCCCGCGGTGGCGGCGATCTCGCTGCAGAGTGCGGGCAAGGCCCTCACCGTCGAGCACTTCGGCCTCTTCGCCGTGGCGGTGGAGGTGATCCTGCTCGGCCTGGTGCTCTCCTACCAGTTCGGCCAGCTGCAACGCGAGCGCATGCAGGCGCTGGCCTTCGCCGACCAGAGCCTCAAGGTCGCGCGCACCGATGCGCTCACAGGCCTGCCCAACCGCTATGCGCTGGAAGTCGAGATCGCGATGCTGCCGGAAGACGGCAGCCTCACTTTCGTCGACCTGGACGGCCTCAAGCTCTACAACGACCGCTTCGGCCACACTCGCGGCGACGCCCTGCTCTGCGACTTCGCCAGCGAAGTGCGCAACCGCCTCGGCCGCCGCGCGGCCCTGCATCGCCTGGGCGGCGACGAGTTCGCGATCACCTGCCCGCGCGGCGACGAGGACTTCGTCTCCGAACAGATCGAGGCGAGCATCGTGGCCCTGCACGGGCGCGGCTTCGAACTTGCCGGCGCGAGCCACGGCACGGTGCACATGCGCGAGAACCCGGGCCGCGAACAGGTCAAGCACATGGCCGACCTGCGCATGTACGAGCGCAAGCGCCAGCGCCGCGAACAACAGCAGCCGCCGGCCCCGCCTCCCCCCTAGCGGCCGCGCCAGGTGCCGGCGCAGACCCTGCCGGTCCAGACCCCGCTGCCAGACCCCGCTGCCAGACCCTTTTCCGTCACACCTAGAAGAAGAAGGAGAGGTCACATGCAACAACCCGGGCAATCACCGAGCCGATGGAGTCTCGTCTGGCCGGTACTCGCCAGTATCGTGCTGCCACTAATCGCCGCCTGGTTCGTCTATCCGGACCACCTGCCACCGAAGTTCGGCGTCTTCCCACCGGAGTTCGTCGCGCCCGCGCCGGGCTTCAATCTCGTGATCTTCGTCCTGGTCGGCATTGTCGCCGCGGGCATCGTGCTGTTCGTGCTCTTCCCGCGGCTCTTCGGCTTTGCCCCCACCGTGGCGCCGCCCGCACCGGCCAAGGCGAAGCTACCGATCTGGTTCTGGTTCGGCCTGGCGGTCACCGGATTCTTCTGGTGGCTGATGTGGGCACGCGTCACGCCCTTCGGTGACCTCGTCTTCTACGCCTTCACGCCACTCTGGTGGGGCTTCATCCTGATGCTCGACGGCGTCGTCTACTGGCGCAATGCCGGGCGCTCGCTGCTCTCGAGGAAACCGCTCACGCTCGCGATCAGCGCCATCATCTCGCTGGTGGGCTGGTACTACTTCGAGTACTACAACTACTTCGTGCTCGGGAACTGGTACTACCCCAACAGCACGATGCCGCAGATCCCGCACACCACCATGGTGTGGATCTACCTGCTGGCTTACACCACGGTGTGGCCGGCGGTCTTCGAGTGGTACAACCTGCTCGGCACCTTCCCGCATTTCGCCGCGCGCTATGCACGGGGTCCCAAGCTCACGCTGCCCGCGAACCTGCTCATGCTGGTGGGCTTCGTGCTGATCGTGGCGATGGTGTTCTGGCCGCGGCCCTTCTTCTGGGCCGTGTGGATAGGCCCGCTCGCGATCATCACCGCGCAGCTGCAGCGCCTGGGCGTGTGGACGCCCTTCACCGCGATCTCGCAGGGCAACTGGACGCCCGGCGTGCTGATGGGCCTGGCCTGCTTCTTCAACGGTTTTGTGTGGGAAGTCTGGAACTACGGCAGCGCGCATCCGGAGATGCCAATCACCAACCCGAACTACTGGATCTACGACATCCCCTACGTGAATGTCATCCACCTCTACGCCGAGATGCCACTGGAGGGCTACTTCGGCTACATCCCCTTCGGCATCCTCACCTGGATCTTCTTCATCTGGGCCGGCAAGCTCTGCGGCTTCGATGTGAGCCTGGATCTGGACGACTGATGCGGGACGAATGATTCGGGGCGACTGACGCGGGACGACTGATCAGGCCTGCGCGGCGTCCACCGGTGTGGGCGCCGCGAGCTGCTGCAGGTCCGCCGGTGCAATCCCGACGAGGTAGCCGCGGCTGCCGCCGTTGATCCAGATCTTCTCCAGCCCCATCACGCTCGCCTCCACATACACCGGCATTCGCTTGCGCGTGCCAAAGGGCGAGGTGCCGCCGACGCGGTAGCCGGAATGCCGTTCGGCGACC is a genomic window of Niveibacterium sp. SC-1 containing:
- the treY gene encoding malto-oligosyltrehalose synthase, which translates into the protein MNAPLPLNPFMPSPSRAPATPLATYRLQLRGDFGFDHALAQLDYFQRLGISHLYTSPISTARPGSTHGYDVIDPTRVNPELGGEDGLRRLVAGLRQRGMGLVIDHVPNHMAVGGIENPWWSDVLEWGARSPCAEYFDIDFDAVEPQLAGKLLAPFLGSSYGQALAAAELQLLFEAERGGFLIGYFDQRFPLDPLRLGVALRGAGEAGHEWAKNWAGRFDALARIDTIEAQRKAAAELRTQFAKDGTGLALPLVQAVLAAHDTREADGRARLHALLEMQHYRLADWRCAADEINWRRFFDINALAGLRVERPEVFEATHALLFRLYAQGLVDGVRIDHVDGLSDPADYCRLLRRRLDALAIRRPEGLENGRAWIVVEKILASRERLPQDWNVDGTTGYDFMNEVADLLHDPDGEAPLTAGWLRACAAPADVGDFATLARDARRKILAENFAAALDACASAFHDVALASLATRDITRHAIRRALVELIAYFPVYRSYFRASGGRDTDGSSLAEAWEGARRSLRSVDRPALDAVVAWIGEPFAHTDALRDRALRRFQQLTSPVAAKAVEDTALYRYGRLLSANTVGGDPTRFSLEPAEFHARVQTRQAEHPHALLATATHDHKRGEDARARLSVLSEIPQQALTILDEWVSLNSAARQLVNGRAVPSAASELMLYQTLVGSWPLTLAPDDVRGVRDYAFRILAWTEKAQREAKVHTDWFAPDIEYEAATRRFVESLLQPGGEFVRRVARVARDLAPAAAINGLTQTVLRCTLPGVPDLYQGTEYWDLSLVDPDNRRPVDYAARRQSLDALLAMPAAEAVRQALAGWREGHLKQWVIARLLDLRQREPALFGEGSYRPLEVVGPAAPHVLAFARCLGAQSVIVACARLPRRLAGMSDRPLIPPTAWAGSMLQLPEELAVTALASELDGMQLHPERGGLPFAALFDTLPVAVLRPVFNKKG
- a CDS encoding putative zinc-binding peptidase; the protein is MDTLFSLSDRPGRLSRKRRMAQVGGRYRCRCGRPIFFRNSRCLGCGAELGLETTRLRLFALAPGRSPGTWRISGSGTRSRLYRRCANYESPAGCNWLVPISEQEELCVACRLNRTIPDLSVPENAEWWRRIEIAKRRLVTQLLTLGLPVMPRTGEDAERGIAFDFLRQVEGEPPVMTGHASGVITLNVEEADDARREAIRGAMNEPYRTLLGHLRHEIGHYYWDRLVHGTPWLEDFRRLFGDERQDYAEALKRNYEQGPPADWRSHYVSTYAASHPWEDWAETWAHYLHMADTVHTAIGFGLDTSHMESEIEPFGPEALFVQDHPQAQRFLDFLNAWVELTTVFNELSRCMGQPDFYPFVLPAPAVAKLHFIDLVVRSQQDESA
- a CDS encoding glucose-1-phosphate adenylyltransferase; this encodes MITRRRVLAFVMAGGEGTRLSPLTQDRSKPSVPFDGKHRIVDFVLSNLVNSHIYSIYLLVQYKSQSLIEHVRATWTLTPFIPEHFVTVVPPQMHKGPEWFQGTADAVWQNLHLIEVHRPDIIAVFGADHVYRMDVRQMVQFHCEKDADVTVATLPVPLAQCKSFGIVRTDADARVTGFEEKPEETAPMPGSQTHALASMGNYLFKPERLVAALRDAHNEQGTDFGRDVLPRLLDDRRIYAYDFASNVVPGVQPYEEKGYWRDVGTIEAYFDAHFDTLGTEPRFRMSNAAWPIFGRPEHAGSAQIERGAITRSTLGAGCVINGARLMRTVLRREVVIEEDAELDTCIVMDRSHVGPGARIRRAIIDAENIIPPGMRIGYDLAADRERFHVSESGIVVVGRGQLRGA
- a CDS encoding diguanylate cyclase; this encodes MPWFTLPLFLLLALFCGPVGATAIDFGGDWYKAAPGWQYTGQGDVSALGLSPVPAVRQDGGQYWYQADFHVARDGDYVLDFRGSSIIGNFRHVVLDAQGKPLAELWGGILNRAENPFFIRHGRRLHLEAGRYRLLTQVEAPFFLGSPEPYLEDEAIYRQATKAGDALTLCGLGIFIGLGIYYASLAVTRRRRADAMYALFILGNLLFNANSLLVLPDVFGLHWYYLSSMPILFSNMAYVVFVGALLEVRRGSNPRLLLLGRTCFGLLFLFAVAGVTVPRLSMSLAHAGVLVFMLWGLSAGVTRTVQGNVTARFYLIANLAFFIPAVAAISLQSAGKALTVEHFGLFAVAVEVILLGLVLSYQFGQLQRERMQALAFADQSLKVARTDALTGLPNRYALEVEIAMLPEDGSLTFVDLDGLKLYNDRFGHTRGDALLCDFASEVRNRLGRRAALHRLGGDEFAITCPRGDEDFVSEQIEASIVALHGRGFELAGASHGTVHMRENPGREQVKHMADLRMYERKRQRREQQQPPAPPPP